From Mucilaginibacter rubeus, a single genomic window includes:
- a CDS encoding outer membrane beta-barrel protein — MTNKPIRITFILLFTVFSFAAKAQRGKQTSLSIGSGIIAPLNMNNRNDSGTDININSGFSINLTMEKPITETLHFTAATGLVFTESNADYLFSSSSSNVFYDNSYHNLYVYLPVTAGLKYYWAKHFYVNAEAGSAFSINSRARTSFIYAGGAGAVVPIGPHHGLDFGLQFERGYKNTDYDHAISQLVLNVAYKYRF, encoded by the coding sequence ATGACTAACAAACCTATCCGCATCACATTCATTTTATTATTTACTGTATTTTCATTTGCCGCTAAAGCCCAGCGGGGCAAACAAACATCGTTAAGCATAGGGTCTGGAATAATTGCGCCGCTTAATATGAATAATCGCAATGATAGCGGCACCGACATTAATATAAATTCCGGCTTTAGCATTAACTTGACGATGGAAAAGCCCATAACTGAAACCCTGCATTTTACAGCAGCTACCGGCTTGGTTTTTACCGAATCAAACGCAGATTATTTATTTTCAAGTAGTTCGTCAAATGTTTTTTACGATAACAGCTATCATAATCTTTACGTTTACCTGCCGGTAACTGCAGGCTTAAAATATTACTGGGCAAAACACTTTTATGTAAATGCCGAAGCCGGCAGCGCTTTCAGTATCAATAGCAGGGCCCGTACCTCGTTTATTTATGCGGGCGGGGCAGGAGCTGTTGTACCAATAGGTCCGCATCATGGGCTTGATTTTGGTTTGCAGTTTGAAAGAGGCTATAAAAATACCGATTACGACCACGCCATCAGTCAGTTGGTGTTAAATGTGGCTTATAAATATAGGTTTTAG
- a CDS encoding AI-2E family transporter, which yields MSDKPPASMPAVKEYPFYLKSTVILFGLILLVYVFAQLADVMIPLAFAAFIAILLNPVTNWLEERKVPKILAIGLAMLLGAVLLAGLFYFLSTQIIQFGDSLPMLKKKFAELFITFKDWVATTFNYSVQKQDKLIKDAMDNSQALVGRTLGNVLSTFGLVFVVPVYVFLILFYKILILNFLFEVFSEENSKQVAEVLKETKTAIQSYIQGLLIEMLIVAIMNSAALMLLGVKYGILIGVIGAILNLLPYIGGIIAIALPVLMATVTKDGYSTQLGVIIAYMVIQFIDNNILVPRIVSSKVQINALISIVVVLLGNMLWGLSGMFLSIPFVAVLKIIFDRIDTLKPWGKLLGDTLPTRQKGPGWSRTRKKAVLPEGEAKGKR from the coding sequence TTGAGTGATAAACCCCCTGCATCAATGCCTGCTGTTAAAGAATACCCCTTTTACCTTAAAAGTACCGTTATACTTTTCGGATTGATTTTATTGGTTTATGTGTTTGCCCAACTGGCAGATGTCATGATCCCTTTGGCCTTTGCCGCTTTTATTGCCATTTTGCTAAACCCGGTAACCAACTGGCTGGAAGAGCGTAAGGTACCCAAGATATTAGCCATAGGCTTAGCCATGCTGCTCGGCGCTGTTTTACTGGCGGGATTGTTCTATTTCCTCTCTACCCAAATCATCCAGTTTGGCGACTCGCTGCCTATGCTTAAAAAGAAGTTTGCCGAGCTGTTCATCACCTTTAAAGATTGGGTTGCCACTACTTTCAACTACTCTGTTCAAAAGCAAGATAAGCTTATTAAAGATGCTATGGATAACAGCCAGGCGCTGGTTGGGCGTACACTGGGCAATGTGCTGAGCACCTTTGGATTGGTATTTGTTGTGCCTGTGTATGTATTCCTGATATTGTTTTATAAAATACTGATCCTTAATTTCCTGTTCGAGGTATTTTCTGAAGAAAACTCCAAACAGGTTGCCGAGGTGCTTAAAGAAACCAAAACAGCCATACAGAGCTATATACAGGGTTTATTGATTGAGATGCTGATAGTAGCTATCATGAACTCGGCGGCATTGATGCTGTTAGGTGTTAAATATGGCATCCTGATAGGCGTTATCGGTGCTATCCTTAACCTGCTGCCCTACATTGGCGGTATCATAGCTATTGCCTTGCCCGTGCTGATGGCCACGGTAACTAAAGATGGTTACAGCACGCAATTAGGGGTGATCATTGCTTATATGGTGATCCAGTTTATTGATAACAATATCCTGGTGCCGCGCATAGTATCATCAAAAGTGCAGATCAACGCGCTGATATCTATTGTGGTGGTATTGCTGGGCAACATGCTCTGGGGATTATCGGGCATGTTCCTTTCTATCCCCTTTGTGGCAGTACTCAAAATCATCTTCGACAGGATAGATACCCTCAAACCATGGGGAAAACTCCTCGGCGATACCCTCCCCACCAGACAAAAAGGCCCCGGCTGGAGCAGAACAAGGAAAAAAGCGGTGCTACCGGAGGGGGAGGCGAAAGGTAAAAGGTGA
- a CDS encoding gliding motility-associated C-terminal domain-containing protein has translation MYRLFFALRITAFLLVSLSIYTPNLFAQAPVISYTTPHTYKVNASITPLVPTNIGGAVPFNAYGEVSTLTGLGGPGGLINGPVAIAKFNGTRDAAVDDQGNIYVVDDNNRIRKITPAGIVEPFAGSGAIGFVNGTGAAASFAYPTAITVDNNGNVYVCDNNNHAIRKITPAGVVTTVAGNGTIGFSDGLGAAAMFHTPCGITVDAAGNLYVADQFNNAIRKITPAGLVTTMAGNGSYGAINGTGSGATFSQPVDVAVDAAGNVFVADEGNSLIRKVTPNGVVTTVAGRGSSGFADGVTTSAVFSFPSGIVIDAAGNLYVADAVYNQRIRKITLDGMVTTLAGNGNIGFTNGIGTSATFSYPYGIGIDKNGNLYIADCANSAFRKIGITGYTIDKPLPAGLVFDAKTGTISGTPTALSPPTVYTITAYNGSGSSKTTVNIQVADIALLPSVITFPPPMVVYIDADNILHPDATSTNTDPETPITYTSSNPNVAYVGPDGQIHVIAPGLTTITAHQAGNENYSPAVPVAVPFNITQDQVITFPALAVKTTCSSDFPVGATSSNNTIPLTYVSSNTAVATVSATGNIHIVGLGSATITASQSGNNLYNAAVSKSQPLTVSPPVMPSVTISPPGVMAGCDGMEYTYTADAQNAGNNATYQWMLNGQNSGDHSKTFTSSTLQTGDIITCVVINNDECVPLTSPVSNQATIKNSAYTTLSLSISSSVSGTITSGTPVTFKAQPSNVQDNPTYQWYVNGQTVGTNSATFTSNTLADGDMVSCDMASGGMCIVNPLVNSNVITVAVIVPEKIIVPNTFTPNGDGHNDTWYIPGLLSYTNCIVNIYNRYGAIMYRSVGYQHPWDGTANGKTVPAGAYYYVIDTKSTSGKLSGEVTVLR, from the coding sequence ATGTACCGATTGTTTTTTGCTTTACGAATTACTGCGTTTTTGCTTGTTTCGTTAAGCATTTATACTCCAAATCTATTTGCCCAGGCACCCGTTATAAGCTATACAACACCACACACGTATAAGGTTAATGCGTCTATAACGCCTTTAGTGCCAACTAATATAGGAGGGGCGGTACCTTTTAATGCTTATGGCGAGGTAAGTACCTTAACCGGGCTTGGAGGTCCCGGAGGGTTGATTAACGGGCCGGTTGCAATTGCCAAATTTAATGGCACACGTGATGCAGCAGTGGATGACCAGGGAAATATTTACGTAGTTGACGATAATAATAGAATAAGAAAAATTACCCCGGCAGGTATTGTAGAACCTTTTGCCGGAAGCGGCGCAATTGGTTTTGTTAATGGTACGGGTGCAGCAGCAAGTTTCGCCTACCCAACGGCAATTACTGTTGATAATAATGGTAATGTGTATGTATGTGATAATAATAACCACGCTATCAGGAAAATTACGCCTGCCGGGGTAGTAACTACAGTTGCCGGTAATGGAACTATAGGGTTTTCAGATGGTTTGGGAGCAGCGGCTATGTTTCATACGCCTTGTGGTATCACCGTTGACGCCGCCGGCAATCTATACGTTGCAGATCAGTTTAATAACGCCATCAGAAAAATCACACCGGCTGGCTTGGTCACTACTATGGCCGGAAATGGTAGTTACGGCGCGATAAACGGAACGGGTAGTGGCGCCACTTTTTCTCAACCTGTTGATGTAGCTGTAGATGCTGCCGGGAACGTGTTTGTTGCCGACGAAGGAAATAGCCTGATACGAAAAGTTACACCAAATGGTGTTGTTACTACGGTTGCAGGTAGAGGTTCATCAGGATTTGCCGATGGTGTTACAACATCAGCCGTTTTTAGCTTTCCTTCCGGGATTGTTATTGATGCCGCTGGTAACTTATATGTTGCCGATGCTGTTTACAATCAGCGTATCAGGAAAATAACTCTCGACGGAATGGTCACAACTTTGGCGGGCAATGGCAATATCGGTTTTACCAATGGCATAGGTACTTCAGCAACGTTTTCTTACCCATATGGTATAGGTATTGATAAAAATGGAAATTTATATATAGCAGATTGCGCAAATTCGGCTTTTAGGAAAATTGGGATAACGGGCTATACCATTGATAAGCCATTGCCGGCAGGTTTGGTATTTGATGCCAAAACGGGCACTATTTCGGGTACGCCAACTGCTCTATCGCCGCCTACGGTTTACACTATAACAGCCTACAACGGGAGTGGCAGCAGTAAAACTACAGTAAATATACAGGTAGCCGATATTGCATTGTTACCATCGGTTATTACTTTTCCGCCTCCTATGGTTGTTTACATTGATGCCGATAATATATTACATCCCGACGCCACCAGCACCAATACTGACCCCGAAACGCCAATCACTTATACCAGCAGCAACCCCAATGTGGCATATGTAGGGCCCGACGGGCAAATTCATGTAATAGCTCCCGGTTTAACTACCATTACGGCCCACCAGGCGGGCAACGAAAACTATTCGCCCGCCGTTCCTGTAGCTGTGCCATTTAACATTACCCAGGATCAGGTGATCACATTCCCGGCCCTGGCAGTTAAAACCACCTGTAGCTCTGATTTTCCGGTAGGGGCAACAAGCTCTAATAACACTATTCCGCTTACTTATGTAAGCAGCAATACGGCGGTTGCCACGGTTTCAGCCACAGGCAATATTCATATAGTAGGGCTTGGCTCTGCAACTATTACAGCATCGCAAAGCGGAAACAATTTGTATAACGCCGCGGTGTCTAAGTCGCAACCGTTAACCGTTAGCCCTCCGGTAATGCCATCGGTAACCATATCGCCGCCGGGTGTAATGGCCGGGTGCGATGGCATGGAATACACATATACAGCCGATGCGCAAAACGCGGGTAATAATGCAACCTACCAATGGATGCTAAACGGGCAAAACAGTGGTGATCATTCCAAAACTTTTACCAGCAGCACATTACAAACCGGCGATATTATTACCTGTGTAGTTATAAATAACGATGAATGTGTACCACTAACTTCGCCGGTATCCAATCAGGCTACCATAAAAAACAGCGCATATACTACCCTTTCGTTAAGCATCAGTTCATCAGTTAGCGGTACAATTACTTCAGGTACTCCGGTTACTTTTAAGGCGCAACCATCAAATGTGCAGGATAACCCTACATATCAGTGGTATGTTAACGGGCAAACCGTTGGTACCAACAGCGCTACATTTACCAGCAATACTTTGGCCGATGGCGATATGGTTAGCTGTGATATGGCTTCGGGAGGTATGTGCATTGTTAACCCATTGGTAAATTCAAATGTGATTACAGTAGCTGTAATAGTACCCGAAAAAATTATAGTACCAAATACATTCACGCCCAATGGCGATGGGCATAACGATACCTGGTATATCCCCGGCTTGTTGTCATACACCAACTGCATCGTAAATATATATAACCGCTATGGCGCCATCATGTACCGCTCGGTAGGGTACCAGCACCCCTGGGACGGCACTGCCAACGGCAAAACCGTACCTGCCGGTGCGTATTACTATGTAATAGATACAAAAAGCACCAGCGGAAAGCTGAGCGGGGAAGTGACGGTGTTGAGGTAG
- a CDS encoding gliding motility-associated C-terminal domain-containing protein — translation MYRMFSVARITAFLLVSLSFYAPNLFAQAPVIKYTTPHLYKINKPITPLVPANTGGAVPATIYGQVSIKAGRGIFGYFSTVTGVAADKNGNVFFADWNTNKIYKINAAGSLSVIAGSGATGWNDGLGPKASFNQPDALVLDAVGNLYVGDQSNNLIRKITPAGLVTTLAGTPNGVGATNGTGSNATFNGPRGMAVDNAGNVYVADEANNLIRKITPAGVVSTYAGSGASGAENGASNSASFNTPTGVALDTAGNLYVSDSGNNMIRKITPAGAVSTIASGFDFPRELRVDGTGNIYVAEQGRNFIKRVSPSGAVAIVAGTGRPDASGVKNIEFNSPIGLALDGNGNPYVGEGGGDVIKIVLTGYTINHVPLPSGLVFDPKTGIISGKPTVLFPPAVYTITAYNSYGSSTTTITIGVAGSVTPQSSVITFSSPAIVNIDVDDILHPNATSTNAVTPITYTSSNPAVAIVGADGRIKAVAPGTTVITAHQAGNDDYTAAEQVSQTFTVMKNQEITFPTLADKPTCSADFAAGATSSNSTISLTYVSSNTAVATVSATGIVHIVGAGSATITASQSGNTLYNPATPKSQLLTVTPPVLPSVTISPTGVLGGCDGLEVKYTADAQNAGNNATYQWMVNGQNSGDHSKTFTSSALHTGDIITCVVINNDGCVPLTSPVSNEATIKVDPSATLTLTISSSVSGTITSGAPVTFTAVSPNTLNNPVYQWYVNGQTVGTNSATFTSKTLANGDVVNCNMTSGGKCIANPLVNSNTITVAVIVPEKVIIPNVFTPNGDGHNDNWYIVGLQSNTQCIVNVYNRRGVIIYHSVGYPRPWDGTSNGITVPAGAYYYMIDTKNSSGKLTGEVTVLR, via the coding sequence ATGTACCGGATGTTTTCCGTTGCACGAATCACTGCGTTTCTGCTTGTTTCGCTAAGTTTTTATGCTCCAAATTTATTTGCCCAGGCACCCGTTATAAAATATACAACGCCGCATCTATATAAGATCAATAAGCCTATAACGCCTTTAGTACCTGCTAATACAGGTGGGGCGGTACCTGCAACCATTTACGGGCAGGTGAGTATTAAGGCTGGGCGTGGTATTTTCGGCTATTTTAGTACGGTGACGGGTGTTGCTGCTGATAAGAATGGGAACGTATTTTTTGCAGATTGGAATACTAATAAAATTTATAAAATAAACGCAGCGGGAAGTTTATCGGTAATAGCCGGAAGTGGAGCTACCGGGTGGAACGATGGATTAGGCCCCAAAGCATCTTTTAACCAGCCCGATGCACTGGTTTTGGATGCTGTAGGTAATTTATACGTTGGCGATCAGTCAAATAACCTGATCAGGAAAATAACACCTGCAGGTTTAGTAACCACGCTTGCCGGTACACCAAATGGGGTTGGTGCTACAAATGGTACAGGTTCAAACGCTACGTTTAATGGCCCAAGGGGTATGGCTGTAGATAATGCCGGAAATGTTTATGTTGCTGATGAGGCAAACAACCTGATCAGAAAAATAACGCCTGCGGGTGTGGTTTCTACGTATGCGGGTAGTGGTGCATCCGGGGCGGAAAATGGAGCTTCAAACTCAGCCTCATTTAACACGCCAACAGGTGTTGCGTTAGATACTGCGGGTAACCTGTATGTTTCCGATTCGGGAAATAACATGATCAGAAAAATAACGCCTGCAGGGGCGGTTTCTACAATAGCATCGGGGTTTGATTTTCCGCGCGAACTTAGGGTAGATGGCACGGGCAATATTTATGTAGCTGAGCAGGGGCGTAATTTTATAAAAAGAGTAAGCCCCTCTGGCGCAGTAGCAATTGTAGCCGGAACAGGCAGACCTGATGCCAGCGGTGTTAAAAATATCGAATTTAACAGCCCCATTGGATTGGCCCTGGACGGAAACGGCAATCCATATGTTGGCGAAGGTGGCGGTGATGTTATAAAGATTGTGCTAACAGGCTACACCATTAACCATGTTCCATTGCCTTCGGGGCTGGTATTTGATCCTAAAACAGGCATTATTTCGGGTAAACCAACCGTATTGTTTCCGCCCGCCGTTTACACTATAACGGCCTACAATAGTTATGGAAGTAGCACAACTACCATAACCATTGGGGTAGCCGGGTCGGTTACGCCCCAGTCCTCGGTTATTACTTTTTCGTCTCCTGCAATTGTTAACATAGATGTTGATGATATCCTGCATCCTAATGCTACCAGTACCAATGCCGTAACACCAATCACCTATACCAGCAGCAACCCTGCTGTAGCCATTGTGGGAGCCGATGGGCGAATTAAGGCGGTGGCACCCGGTACAACTGTTATTACTGCTCATCAGGCCGGCAATGATGACTATACCGCCGCCGAACAGGTGTCCCAAACATTTACCGTGATGAAAAATCAGGAGATCACCTTTCCTACACTGGCCGATAAACCTACCTGTAGTGCTGATTTTGCGGCAGGGGCAACAAGTTCCAATTCCACCATTTCGCTTACTTATGTAAGCAGCAATACAGCGGTTGCCACGGTTTCGGCAACAGGTATTGTTCATATCGTTGGGGCGGGTTCTGCAACTATTACAGCATCGCAAAGCGGCAACACCTTGTATAATCCGGCTACGCCTAAGTCGCAATTGTTAACCGTTACTCCCCCGGTTTTGCCGTCGGTAACCATATCACCAACGGGGGTGTTGGGAGGCTGCGATGGCCTGGAGGTTAAGTACACTGCCGATGCTCAAAATGCCGGTAATAATGCAACCTATCAATGGATGGTAAATGGTCAAAACAGTGGCGATCATTCCAAAACTTTTACCAGCAGCGCATTACACACAGGCGATATCATTACCTGCGTGGTAATTAATAATGACGGATGTGTACCGCTAACTTCGCCGGTATCTAACGAGGCTACCATCAAAGTTGATCCCTCTGCTACGCTTACCCTAACCATCAGCTCATCAGTTAGCGGCACAATTACTTCGGGGGCACCGGTTACCTTTACGGCTGTATCTCCTAATACATTAAATAATCCTGTTTATCAATGGTATGTTAACGGGCAAACCGTGGGCACCAACAGCGCTACATTTACCAGCAAAACTTTAGCAAATGGCGATGTAGTTAACTGTAATATGACCTCGGGAGGCAAGTGTATTGCTAACCCATTGGTAAATTCAAATACCATTACGGTTGCAGTTATAGTTCCTGAAAAAGTTATAATACCCAATGTATTCACACCTAACGGCGATGGGCATAACGATAACTGGTATATTGTCGGGTTGCAGTCAAATACCCAATGCATTGTAAACGTTTATAACCGTCGGGGTGTCATCATATATCACTCGGTAGGCTATCCGCGTCCCTGGGACGGTACCAGCAATGGTATAACAGTACCTGCCGGAGCGTACTACTACATGATAGATACAAAAAACAGCAGCGGAAAGCTAACCGGGGAAGTAACGGTGTTGAGGTAG
- a CDS encoding ATP-binding cassette domain-containing protein: MSISVEALTKVYGVQKAVDGISFTAQPGVLGFLGPNGAGKSTTMKILTGFIPQTSGTASVCGFDVAKQPLEVKRRIGYLPESNPLYTDMYVKESLGFVAGIHKIHEPAKRIADIIEQTGLGPEQHKKIGQLSKGYRQRVGLAQAMLHNPEVLILDEPTSGLDPNQLIGIRQLILDLGKTKTIVLSTHIMQEVEAVCSQVIIINKGTIVANDTLQQLRKNNGGKSLEEVFISLTNN; this comes from the coding sequence ATGAGTATCAGTGTTGAGGCATTAACCAAGGTTTATGGCGTACAAAAGGCTGTTGATGGCATTAGTTTTACTGCCCAGCCGGGTGTATTGGGCTTTTTAGGGCCTAATGGCGCAGGTAAATCAACCACCATGAAAATCCTTACCGGCTTTATTCCGCAAACATCGGGTACTGCATCGGTATGCGGGTTTGATGTGGCTAAACAACCGCTTGAGGTTAAACGCCGCATAGGTTATCTGCCCGAAAGTAATCCGCTGTATACCGATATGTATGTTAAAGAATCATTGGGCTTTGTTGCGGGTATCCATAAAATTCATGAGCCTGCCAAACGCATTGCCGATATCATTGAGCAAACAGGCCTCGGCCCCGAGCAGCATAAAAAAATAGGGCAGCTATCAAAAGGTTATCGCCAAAGGGTAGGGCTGGCGCAGGCCATGCTGCATAACCCTGAAGTACTGATATTGGACGAGCCAACTTCCGGCCTCGATCCTAATCAGTTAATTGGTATCCGCCAGTTAATCCTCGATCTGGGTAAAACCAAAACCATTGTACTTTCAACCCACATTATGCAGGAAGTTGAAGCTGTTTGCAGCCAGGTTATCATCATTAATAAAGGCACCATTGTAGCCAACGATACCTTACAGCAACTCCGCAAAAACAACGGAGGTAAATCGCTGGAGGAGGTGTTTATCAGCCTTACCAATAATTAA
- a CDS encoding FAD-binding oxidoreductase — MEQIVKILSAKYVTHNVRQFRLEKPSGYGFIPGQATELSINTEGWQDEKRPFTFTCLNSDDYLEFTIKTYTDHNGVTNQLSKLNVGDEVIIRDVWGAIEYKGEGYFIAGGAGITPFLAILRQLNNDGAIGNNKLFFSNRTDKDIILGDELKSILGENAHFSITNQKDSMYDQRRINADFLKAEVKDFSKHFYVCGPDAMVEEISSLLSDLGADTESVVFER, encoded by the coding sequence ATGGAACAGATAGTGAAAATACTTTCGGCAAAATATGTTACCCATAATGTAAGGCAGTTCAGGCTTGAAAAACCATCGGGCTATGGCTTTATACCTGGGCAGGCTACTGAGCTATCTATCAATACCGAAGGATGGCAGGATGAAAAACGACCGTTCACCTTTACCTGCCTTAATAGCGATGATTACCTTGAGTTTACCATCAAAACCTATACCGACCATAATGGCGTTACCAATCAGTTAAGTAAGCTTAACGTTGGCGATGAGGTTATTATACGTGATGTTTGGGGTGCTATTGAGTATAAAGGCGAGGGGTACTTTATTGCAGGAGGTGCAGGCATAACACCATTTTTGGCAATATTAAGGCAGCTCAATAATGATGGCGCCATAGGCAATAATAAACTGTTTTTCTCAAACCGAACCGATAAGGATATTATTTTGGGCGATGAACTGAAAAGCATACTTGGCGAAAATGCTCACTTCAGCATCACCAATCAAAAGGATAGCATGTACGATCAGCGACGTATTAATGCCGATTTCCTGAAAGCCGAAGTAAAAGACTTTTCAAAACATTTTTACGTATGCGGTCCTGATGCTATGGTTGAAGAGATCAGCAGTTTATTAAGCGATCTGGGAGCTGATACCGAATCGGTAGTATTTGAGCGATAG
- a CDS encoding glycine--tRNA ligase, which yields MSKSTDELFKNVISHAKEYGFVFPSSEIYDGLSAVYDYGQNGAELKNNIKTYWWKAMVQMNDNIVGIDSAIFMHPKIWKASGHVDGFSDPMIDNKDSKKRYRADQLLEDKIERYSKDGKTDKAEKLQHDMDEALKAENLPRLKELILEHEIADPISGTRNWTDVRQFNLMFSTQMGAVADDADTIYLRPETAQGIFVNYLNVQKSGRMKIPFGIAQIGKAFRNEVIARQFIIRMREFEQMEMQFFVRPGTQKEWFDQWKAARLKWHLALGTDAAKYRYHEHTKLAHYADAAYDIEFEFPFGFKEVEGIHSRTNFDLSQHQEFSGKKMQYFDPEVDPETGKPYGNYIPYVIETSIGLDRMFLLTMINAYEEEDLSTEDKQDSRTVLRLHPCLAPVKAAIFPLTKKDGLPEKAREIMDKLKLDFNIQYEEKDAIGKRYRRQDAIGTPFCITVDHQTLEDNTVTIRYRDSMAQERVPADELDKIIGDQVSWRNVLA from the coding sequence ATGAGCAAATCAACCGACGAACTTTTTAAAAATGTTATTTCACACGCCAAAGAATATGGCTTTGTGTTCCCTTCCAGCGAGATTTATGATGGCTTAAGTGCAGTTTATGATTACGGCCAAAACGGCGCCGAACTTAAAAACAACATCAAAACATACTGGTGGAAAGCCATGGTGCAAATGAATGATAACATTGTGGGCATTGATTCGGCCATATTTATGCACCCTAAGATCTGGAAAGCAAGTGGTCACGTTGATGGCTTCAGCGACCCGATGATCGACAATAAAGATTCAAAGAAACGCTACCGTGCCGATCAGTTGCTGGAAGATAAAATAGAGCGCTACAGCAAAGACGGCAAAACCGATAAGGCCGAAAAACTACAGCACGATATGGATGAGGCCTTGAAAGCCGAAAACCTGCCGCGCCTGAAAGAACTGATCCTTGAACACGAAATTGCCGACCCTATAAGCGGTACCCGCAACTGGACAGATGTACGCCAGTTTAACCTCATGTTCAGCACCCAGATGGGCGCTGTAGCTGATGATGCCGATACCATCTACCTTCGCCCCGAAACCGCTCAGGGTATATTTGTAAACTACTTAAACGTGCAAAAATCGGGCAGGATGAAAATCCCTTTCGGTATAGCGCAAATTGGTAAGGCTTTCCGTAACGAGGTTATTGCCCGTCAGTTCATCATCCGCATGCGCGAGTTTGAACAAATGGAGATGCAGTTCTTTGTTCGCCCCGGCACACAAAAAGAGTGGTTTGACCAGTGGAAGGCGGCCCGCTTAAAATGGCACCTTGCCCTGGGTACCGATGCCGCTAAATACCGTTACCATGAGCACACCAAACTGGCCCATTATGCCGATGCCGCTTATGATATTGAGTTTGAGTTTCCGTTTGGCTTTAAAGAGGTTGAAGGGATCCACAGCCGCACGAATTTCGATTTAAGTCAGCACCAGGAGTTTTCGGGCAAAAAAATGCAATACTTTGATCCGGAGGTTGATCCTGAAACAGGCAAGCCATACGGCAACTATATCCCTTACGTAATTGAAACATCAATAGGTTTAGACAGGATGTTCCTGCTTACCATGATCAACGCTTACGAAGAGGAAGACCTGAGCACCGAAGACAAGCAAGACAGCCGTACCGTGTTACGCCTGCACCCATGCCTGGCACCGGTTAAAGCCGCTATTTTCCCGCTTACCAAAAAAGATGGTTTGCCAGAGAAAGCCCGCGAGATCATGGATAAACTGAAGCTTGACTTCAACATACAGTACGAAGAAAAAGACGCTATAGGCAAGCGCTACCGTCGTCAGGATGCTATTGGTACACCTTTCTGCATCACTGTAGATCACCAGACTTTAGAAGATAACACCGTAACCATCCGTTACCGCGACAGCATGGCCCAGGAACGTGTTCCTGCCGATGAGCTTGACAAGATCATAGGCGATCAGGTTAGCTGGAGGAATGTGCTGGCGTAA